Genomic segment of Ailuropoda melanoleuca isolate Jingjing chromosome 1, ASM200744v2, whole genome shotgun sequence:
AACCCATTCCCACAGCTCAGCTGGTACAGAGAGTAGCTTCAGTGATGCAAGAATACACTCAGTCAGGGTAAGttgattttgttatttgaaatGTGTCccgaattagaaaaaaaacaattttagaagAGCGGATGTATTTAAAAAGAGGACTTACTAttcctgtatttatttaataGGTAGAGGAAATCACTATGATGGGTATTTCTGATCTTAATTGGAACTAGAgtattttcttaaggaaaaaattagaGTGGTTTCTTGCTGTTGATCGAATTGCAAAAGCAGCTTCTAGATAATTTCTTTTGCCAGTGATTAAAACACTTCTTTGTGGGCAGGCAATTACTGCTGCTTCCGAATTTATCTTTCCAACCAGAAATGATTGTAAGCACGTGACGAAAGCAAGCAGTTCTTTGACACATCCATATTCTTTGAATTCTCTGGaatctgtgtgcatgtgcatgaaGTAGGATAAAGGTAGTTGCTGCTGTGTAAAGCACGTGGAGAAACTGCATTTTTTGAAAGTTGTCATTTTGTTAAGACACAAAATGTTACTCCATACTTATTAACCCCAATATTTGTGTCTCTCCATTTACCAGAATGATTTGATTAGTGTTCCTTAGTACCATAAAGAGAATTCGTTTTGAATTGACTTGTTCAGAAGGGtatgaaatactttttaaggAACGTACGAGTCTAATTCATTTTACCTGATGATATGCTTTATTAATACCTAAGAGTAGTAATAAATCCTTACCTTAGGTTGACTTTAACAGCGTGAAGATGCCAagtaattccatttttctcttcttcagtggtgttcgtccatttggagtttccCTACTAATTTGTGGTTGGAATGAGGGGCGACCGTATTTATTTCAGTCAGATCCATCCGTAAGTACCGTCAGACATGTTGGAGGGATTTAGTAAAGTACTGTTGGAACATCTAATAAAGACAGTAAccacagaaagttaaaaatttagcagtaggttctttttttcttttccactgggGCTTTAGAACGAATGGAGTCGTGCATATTcatttgcacatttaaaatgttGGTAATACAGTCTTCTGATGCAGAGGGTACATGAGTTCTGCCCTCCATTGTCCGCCTTCTCTTATTCCTGAACTTCACATGCTTGAATGATTTGTTTAAATGGTTGTTATCAAATCTCTTCAAGTCGGTGGAATTTTGTCACCTTGACAAATGCGATGAAAGATGCGAGTCTAGAGGACAGAGCTGTACTCCTTGCCATCTGTTTAATCCTGGGGCTGACTTGAGTGTGACTCTTCCTGCACAAACACAGATGTAACTCTTGAAGCCAGTGTTTTGCAAAGTGGGTGAGTTTGTCTCGTCTAAAGCAGAAGACTGGTATCTGAGTCAGAAGGTGTTTGCAGATGCCACTGCTGTTCTGCAACCATCTCATTTGCTGTgaggaaaactggaagaaaagaatTCATGATTAGGAACGGATCTTTCCAAGTTCGTGGATCATTACATAACTGCAGGTTCACTCAGTGTCAAGCTCACGCTCTAACCTTGTcatctaaaaaagcaaaagaaaaatattttggttgGTTGTTACTTAAATGAGAAAACTTAAGTACTTTGAGAGGTAACGGTTTGTGTTACCCCGTCTCTGAGCTGCTGAAGCTAAGTGACaagctcccttcccttccttccactggGGTAACAGAAGCCACCATCATTGGGATCCAGGTTTCattttttgcccttttcttcCCTGTTCTACCTAAAGGCAGTTGTTTCTTCTAAAGTATGTTTGGCAtgtttctttcagtatttttcttgtgtgtgtgcatatgtatgtctTACCACAGATGAGGCCGTGTTGTATACGATGTATTGCTGCTTTCATTTAACGTTAGGTTAAAATAtcagaactataaaatatttttaacgaaatgctctttttaatttattcaataattataaAGACTTGCTCACCATTTGTCAGACATATATGATAGATTTTTAGAGCCCTTCAATCCTAGTAAGCTGAAATAATACTTTTGCTTATTTGCCTTGAGCTAACTTATTTCCTTTGACCAACTTTTTCACATAAATTGTATACCATAAattacacatatttaaagtgtacaatttggtgagTCTTGGTGGGTGTAAATACCTGAGAAAGCTGTCACCGCAGTCAAAATACTGAACCTCTCCATAACCTCCAGGAGTGTCTTTAATGCCTCCTTGTTACTTACCTTTTCTAAAAATAGCCTGTTTTGTGACATACTCCATTGCATTCCAGTAAATATTCTGTGAACTTAGAAGTCAGAGACAAATTTAtagaactaaaaaagaaatggtagggtgttatattcagagtaatgatttaaaatatggtttatcctcttctcttcctgatTAGGGAGCTTACTTTGCCTGGAAAGCCACAGCAATGGGAAAGAACTATGTGAATGGGAAGACTTTCCTTGAGAAAAGGTAGGCTAACTATAACTAGATTTAGCTAGCTTACTTCATGGTTCTCAGCTCTCTTTAAATCATTAATATCATGAATCCAAACATGTTTGTTTTATTAGTTTGTAATCAAATACCCATTTGTGTAGCCTggtcacaaagaaaataaacaaaaacttctcTCCACCCTGGCTTCCTAGTCTTCAGTGTATTAAGTGgtaatattatatatttcctaAGAACTTTTCTTTCTACATTCTTACAGTTGTTTCCTAaatgttgtttctattttttacatGGTTTCTCCTcctacaatctaaaaaaaaattaaaaatcgtTGGATTTGGAGTAAGAAATTTGGGAGGAAAGTTTGAGTCAAGTGACAACAGTTTACTTTAAgacaattacagaaaaaaattgcgAAGCCAAATACATGGTATGGATGGTAGATTGAGTGTGTGATGTATGTGCTTGATAAACAGTGGAATACTATGTAAAAGTCTGCTGTCACTACCCCAGCACAACAAACTGCTCTTATTTCCAGCTGTTCTGGACTCAGCATTAGCCCACCAAAGTATGTCGTACGTTTTGAATGGCAGAAGTTTGTAATTGACTAGAACCAACAGATGAACCATCTCAGTACGTTTTTCACATAATGTGAAGATTACTAAAAATCTTAAACCTGGGGCTAATTGGTAaccttaaataattttaagatctTTCTTAAAGCGCTTTCCTTTTACATATTAATAGTGAGTCTTCAAACATTTCACATGAAGTTAAAACTTGTAAGAACAAACATAAGAAATTTTAGCAAAGGtctgatttctttatttagaaaCTTATAATATTGCCACTATATTCtggttatattaaaatatttatactcctGTTAGGGTTACAAACTTCATGATGTTAGGAATGCatgcaaaataattcttatttggGGACAGCTATTACAATGAGTGGACTAAAAGAATTAATCTGTAGCTTAATACTTTTAGgagtgttttagatttttaaaaattcttatgcTGCTGCTATCAGGTTTAAAGAATCATAAATAATGTAAGTCGTGCCATAAaccattgttttttcaaaaaattctttagATATAATGAAGACCTGGAACTTGAAGATGCCATTCATACAGCCATATTAACCCTAAAGGTTAGCACAATTTCTAACAGTGGGATTTATAATGAGTTTATAATTAAGTGCTTGCAAAATTGACCTTTTGCCCTCTCTCTTCAATAGGAAAGCTTTGAAGGGCAAATGACAGAAGACAACATAGAGGTTGGAATCTGCAATGAAGCCGGATTCAGGAGGCTCACTCCGACTGAAGTTAAGGATTACTTGGCGGCCATAGCATAATAACCAAGTGACTGAAAAATCCGGAATTTCAGATAATCCCTCTACTTAAACATGTTtaaagtatgttttgttttgcagaCTTTTTGCATACTTATTTCTACATGGTTTAATGgactgatgtttttaaaatgacactTATAAATCATAATAAACTGTTAAATCCAACTTCCAGCTTTTTAGGagttagtaaaattttaaaatagttatttcctgctttttatcACAGTTGACTTCTGCAAGCTACATTGCAGAGCAGAATGGTGAAATCACTCTTTTAGTCTTCATGCAATTTTGGTTCAGTCAAATCTTGTTACACTTGTCAGACGTTGTCTGTGTCAGTAAAGCAGAATGCTGATTTTGGCAAACACCACTGCATTTAGAGCTGCGAGAATCTGCAGGCTTTCCTGGATTCCTGAGACAATAGGAAACATGGGTGTTTGGTAGGCACTGTTAGGTGTGGTTCAGTGAAACCCTCGGACGCTGAGGTTGCACTGGAGCCGTGAAGGGTGCTAGGCCGAAGAATCTCCCACAGGAAATCCGTGatgcaagtaaataaaaaatggtgTACTGGCTCCTGTTGGTTTCTCCATCCCAAGTaggtaaatgtatttaaaagcagTCCCTTAGATTCTACTAGACTTCTTAAACTCGAGGATGGACATAAGTGCTGGAAATAAAATCCTAATACTTTGAGCTATGGCTTAAGGCTCTCCCTCATTCATGTAATCTCAGTGTAATCAGAACCTTTGCCGCAAATTAAGGCTCATACAAGTAGGCAAATAATGTGAACTCTTGTTTTCATTATACATACTGCTGAATTTGTTCGTTTTTAAGGCATTTAGGATAAGAGAAATCATCATTAGTCTGGCCCACAGAACAGAGTGTATGAATATCATCATTTCTTACCAATAAACATGTAGTAAGCAGTTCCATGATTCGAATGTGGCTCAAAAGGTTTTAAGATTTAGCTGAGTGTAGGAGAAAAGAGTCTTACCTTCGAGTGTTTTGGAGAGGATTCGCAGTTCTCCTCACCGTCATGACAGCTGTGTATCTTAGTGTAGGCAGCAGCTTTATTATGGGAGATGAGAGACGGCAACTTGACCTCTCACGTCAAGATGTTTGTCTTGAAGGCCTTATCTAATCATCTCTCCTGTGGGCTCTTGGTCTAATTGAGACTCTGGCACACTAGAAAGAGAACATAGTAGTGGAAAGG
This window contains:
- the PSMA2 gene encoding proteasome subunit alpha type-2, which codes for MAERGYSFSLTTFSPSGKLVQIEYALAAVAGGAPSVGIKAANGVVLATEKKQKSILYDERSVHKVEPITKHIGLVYSGMGPDYRVLVHRARKLAQQYYLVYQEPIPTAQLVQRVASVMQEYTQSGGVRPFGVSLLICGWNEGRPYLFQSDPSGAYFAWKATAMGKNYVNGKTFLEKRYNEDLELEDAIHTAILTLKESFEGQMTEDNIEVGICNEAGFRRLTPTEVKDYLAAIA